A single window of Flavobacterium aestivum DNA harbors:
- a CDS encoding N-acetylglucosamine kinase, which translates to MKLIVDSGSTKADWIAIDEEGKVLFTTQTLGLNPEILNGDEIIERLNDRFDILQNKKTTTHLFFYGAGCGTDRMKLMLSQLFQGYFPNAIIVVEEDTYAAVYATSQKGEKAIVSILGTGSNCSYFDGHILHQKVQSLGYIVMDDCSGNVFGKELIRKYYFNKMPKELAEVFEKEYNVDPDFIKSKLYKESNPNAYLATFAKFLIQNKEHEFCKKIIFKGMKSFVKNYIKQFDNCKEVPVHFVGSIAFYLKDELAVVFEKYELQLGNVLRRPIDGLIAYHASNI; encoded by the coding sequence ATGAAATTAATAGTTGACAGTGGTTCTACTAAAGCAGATTGGATTGCTATAGATGAGGAGGGTAAAGTTTTGTTTACTACACAAACATTAGGTTTAAATCCAGAAATTCTTAACGGTGATGAAATCATAGAAAGGTTAAATGATCGATTTGATATTTTACAGAATAAAAAAACAACAACTCATTTGTTTTTCTACGGAGCAGGTTGTGGAACTGATAGAATGAAATTGATGCTTTCTCAACTTTTTCAGGGGTATTTTCCAAACGCCATAATTGTAGTAGAAGAAGATACTTATGCAGCTGTTTATGCAACAAGCCAAAAAGGAGAAAAAGCAATTGTTAGTATATTAGGAACTGGTTCTAACTGTAGTTATTTTGATGGACATATACTTCATCAAAAAGTACAATCTTTGGGGTATATCGTAATGGATGATTGTAGTGGTAATGTTTTTGGAAAAGAATTAATTAGAAAATACTATTTTAATAAAATGCCAAAAGAGTTAGCGGAAGTTTTTGAAAAAGAATACAACGTAGATCCTGATTTTATTAAAAGTAAATTATACAAAGAGTCAAATCCAAATGCATATTTGGCAACATTTGCAAAATTCTTAATTCAAAATAAAGAGCATGAATTTTGTAAAAAGATAATTTTTAAAGGAATGAAATCTTTTGTAAAAAATTATATCAAGCAATTTGACAATTGTAAAGAAGTTCCAGTACATTTTGTAGGATCAATTGCTTTTTATTTAAAAGATGAATTAGCTGTTGTTTTTGAGAAATACGAATTACAGTTGGGTAATGTTTTAAGAAGACCCATAGATGGTTTGATCGCTTATCACGCATCAAATATATAA
- the gap gene encoding type I glyceraldehyde-3-phosphate dehydrogenase — protein MSKVKLGINGFGRIGRIVFRESFNRDNVEVVAINDLLEVDHLAYLLKYDSVHGRFDGTVEVKEGKLYVNGKHIRVTAEREPANLKWNEVDVDVVAECTGFFTTVETAKAHITGGAKKVIISAPSADAPMFVMGVNHTRALATDTVVSNASCTTNCLAPIAKVLNDNFGIVEGLMTTVHATTSTQMTNDGPSRKDFRGGRSALVNMIPSSTGAAKAVGKVIPELDGKLTGMSMRVPTADVSVVDLTVKLAKETTYAEIMAAMKLASETTMKGILGYTEDLVVSQDFVSDPRTSIVDNLAGIGLNSTFFKVVSWYDNEYGYSSKLIDLSVHISGLK, from the coding sequence ATGTCAAAAGTAAAATTAGGAATTAACGGATTTGGAAGAATCGGAAGGATTGTTTTTAGAGAATCTTTCAATAGGGATAATGTAGAGGTAGTTGCAATAAACGATTTATTAGAGGTTGATCATTTAGCTTACTTATTAAAATATGATTCTGTACACGGACGTTTTGACGGAACAGTTGAAGTAAAAGAAGGAAAATTGTATGTAAACGGTAAACATATTAGAGTTACTGCAGAAAGAGAACCAGCAAATTTAAAATGGAATGAAGTTGATGTTGACGTAGTTGCTGAATGTACTGGTTTCTTTACTACTGTTGAAACAGCAAAAGCACATATTACCGGAGGAGCAAAAAAAGTTATTATTTCAGCACCATCTGCAGACGCCCCAATGTTTGTAATGGGTGTAAATCACACTAGAGCTTTGGCTACAGATACAGTAGTTTCAAACGCTTCTTGTACTACAAACTGTTTAGCTCCTATCGCAAAAGTATTGAATGATAATTTTGGAATCGTTGAAGGTTTGATGACAACTGTACATGCTACAACATCAACTCAAATGACAAATGATGGTCCATCTAGAAAAGATTTCCGTGGTGGTAGATCAGCACTTGTAAATATGATTCCTTCAAGTACCGGAGCTGCAAAAGCTGTTGGGAAAGTTATTCCTGAATTAGACGGAAAATTAACAGGTATGTCTATGCGTGTTCCAACTGCAGACGTTTCTGTTGTAGATTTAACCGTAAAACTTGCTAAAGAAACTACTTATGCAGAGATTATGGCAGCTATGAAATTAGCTTCAGAAACAACAATGAAAGGTATATTAGGATATACTGAGGATTTAGTGGTTTCTCAAGATTTCGTTTCAGATCCAAGAACATCTATAGTTGATAATTTAGCCGGTATTGGTTTGAATTCAACTTTCTTTAAAGTAGTTTCTTGGTACGATAATGAATATGGATATTCAAGTAAATTGATTGATTTGTCTGTACACATTTCAGGTTTAAAATAA
- the pfkA gene encoding 6-phosphofructokinase gives MSKTIKKIGVLTSGGDSPGMNAAIRSVARTCAFHNIGCVGIYRGYQGMIEGDFKEMGPRSVNNIVNKGGTVLKSARSLEFKTPEGREKAHANLVKAGIDALVVIGGDGSFTGALLFNSEYNFPVIGIPGTIDNDIFGTSHTLGYDTALNTVVDAIDKIRDTASSHNRLFLVEVMGRDAGHIALNAGIGAGAEEILIPEEDLGLDRLLDSLRKSKAAGKSSSIVVIAEGDKIGKTVFELKDYVESNLPEYDVRVSVLGHMQRGGAPSCFDRVLASRLGVKAVESLLEGKSNFMVGLLSDKITLTPLEQAIKGNSEIDRELLRVSDIMSI, from the coding sequence ATGTCAAAAACAATAAAAAAAATAGGTGTTCTTACATCAGGAGGAGACTCTCCAGGTATGAATGCCGCTATTAGATCAGTAGCAAGAACATGTGCTTTTCATAATATAGGATGTGTTGGTATATATAGAGGTTATCAAGGTATGATAGAAGGAGACTTCAAAGAGATGGGACCTCGAAGTGTAAACAATATTGTCAATAAAGGAGGGACCGTTTTAAAATCGGCTCGATCTTTAGAATTCAAAACACCAGAAGGAAGAGAAAAAGCCCATGCCAATCTTGTTAAGGCCGGTATAGATGCTTTAGTGGTAATAGGCGGTGATGGTTCATTTACAGGAGCATTATTGTTTAACTCTGAATATAATTTTCCTGTAATAGGAATACCTGGTACTATTGATAATGACATATTTGGTACAAGTCATACTTTAGGATATGACACAGCTTTGAATACCGTTGTCGATGCAATAGATAAAATTCGTGATACTGCCAGCTCTCATAACAGATTGTTTCTGGTAGAAGTTATGGGGCGTGATGCAGGGCATATAGCTTTGAATGCAGGAATTGGAGCAGGAGCTGAAGAAATTCTTATCCCAGAAGAAGATTTAGGATTAGATCGTTTATTAGACTCTTTACGAAAAAGTAAAGCAGCAGGGAAATCATCAAGTATAGTTGTAATTGCAGAAGGGGATAAAATTGGTAAAACAGTTTTTGAACTTAAGGATTATGTAGAATCAAATTTACCAGAATATGATGTTCGTGTATCTGTTTTAGGACATATGCAACGAGGTGGTGCGCCATCATGCTTTGATAGAGTTTTAGCAAGTCGTTTAGGAGTGAAAGCTGTTGAGTCATTGCTGGAAGGAAAATCAAATTTTATGGTTGGTTTATTAAGTGACAAGATCACATTAACACCTTTGGAACAAGCAATAAAAGGGAATTCTGAAATAGATAGGGAACTGTTACGTGTTTCTGATATAATGTCTATTTAG
- a CDS encoding putative LPS assembly protein LptD has translation MTHEYASLQFTKIAFKPLHTNLFNIVLLSIFLSIGSSNLYSQDIKKKQTPLPSKKQEVKSPNTKNSIEESVTDVKKDTVRLDTVKVKKGVLDGKVRYKAENYVKIDQKKKLITLYDKSELYYQDVELKSGIIVMDYDKNEVYAGRIKDSTGNYTQFPNFKQGNNVIEPDSIRFNFKTKKALIWNSRTNQGEFNVKAAITKKENDSVYFLKGARFTTAKDIDNPEYYFQTNKIKFTPGKKIVTGFTNMVIADVPTPLFLPFAYFPLSKETSTSGIILPSYNNSNTKGFSLQNGGYYFALSDYYNLALTGDYYTNGSYGLAAQSSYANRYHFQGNINIRFENNIVSERGYPDYSKTKIYNIQWSHSQDSKANPNSTFSASVNLGSSEYFKKTINQINVGSSLNNTLSSSISYSTVFHSIPESRISLTATHSQNTQTKEINMTLPTLQFSIDRMYPFASNDGAKKGIIKNINLQYNLNGKNSFKTTDSLFFKPEMFRNADIGFQHSIPLSTNFKVFKYFSVSSSLNYQEVWYFKTINKRYDDLLNTVVTTDVKGFDAFRTYSSSTSLGTTIYGTFNFGNDKKIQSIRHVMRPSISHSYTPSFEKYYDTYATDASGTMQKDYTRFEGGIYGSPGMNSSNFLGINLSNTFEAKVKDRDSTKTEPKKIMLLNNLNLSTSYNFDAKELAWSPVRVSGGTQFFDNKLSANFGATLDPYAIDNNGKRINIYNIDNGGSLFRMTSANLTMNYSINNKGEKKEKNSQNLRNGGRGDDLFGSDIDVGNVRKSQFDDENGEDKISEFFRAKLPWDMTFAYSLTYGNNNREKKIIGNSIMISANADLTPKWKAGISTGYDFVQKGVTFTQLRFERDLMSWRMDFNWTPFGDNASWNFFIGIKSGILSDIKWEKRNLTNK, from the coding sequence TTGACCCACGAATACGCAAGCCTACAATTTACAAAAATAGCATTTAAACCTTTGCATACAAACTTATTTAATATCGTTTTACTATCAATTTTCCTATCAATAGGATCTAGTAATTTATATTCTCAGGATATAAAAAAGAAACAAACGCCACTACCTTCTAAGAAACAAGAAGTTAAGTCTCCTAATACTAAAAACAGTATTGAAGAATCTGTTACTGATGTAAAAAAAGACACAGTAAGATTAGATACTGTCAAAGTAAAAAAAGGAGTTCTTGACGGTAAAGTTAGGTACAAAGCTGAAAACTATGTCAAAATAGATCAGAAGAAAAAACTCATCACCCTGTACGACAAATCCGAATTATACTACCAAGATGTAGAATTAAAATCGGGTATAATTGTTATGGATTATGATAAAAATGAAGTTTATGCTGGAAGAATAAAAGATTCTACGGGGAATTACACACAATTTCCAAATTTCAAGCAGGGTAATAATGTTATTGAGCCAGACTCTATTCGTTTTAATTTCAAAACCAAAAAAGCTCTTATTTGGAATTCAAGAACCAATCAAGGAGAATTTAATGTAAAAGCTGCTATCACCAAAAAAGAAAATGACTCTGTATATTTCTTAAAAGGCGCCCGATTTACAACCGCAAAGGATATCGATAATCCTGAATATTATTTTCAGACTAATAAGATTAAATTCACCCCTGGAAAAAAAATCGTAACTGGATTTACCAACATGGTAATTGCTGATGTTCCTACCCCATTATTTCTTCCGTTTGCTTATTTTCCTCTTTCAAAAGAGACAAGTACTTCGGGAATTATTCTCCCTTCATATAACAATTCTAACACTAAAGGATTTTCTCTTCAAAACGGAGGGTATTATTTTGCTCTAAGTGATTATTACAATTTGGCATTAACAGGAGATTATTACACCAATGGAAGTTATGGTTTAGCGGCTCAATCTTCTTATGCTAACAGATATCATTTTCAAGGAAACATAAACATTCGATTTGAGAATAACATTGTCAGCGAAAGAGGATATCCTGATTATTCGAAGACCAAAATATACAATATTCAATGGTCACATTCTCAAGATTCAAAAGCGAATCCAAATTCTACGTTTTCAGCATCCGTGAACCTTGGTAGTAGTGAATACTTCAAGAAAACCATAAATCAAATCAATGTTGGTTCTTCTTTGAACAACACTTTGAGTTCTTCTATCTCTTATAGCACCGTATTCCATTCAATCCCTGAAAGTAGAATATCGCTAACAGCAACGCACTCACAAAATACGCAAACCAAAGAAATCAACATGACACTGCCTACATTGCAGTTTAGTATTGATCGTATGTATCCGTTTGCATCGAATGATGGTGCCAAAAAAGGTATAATCAAAAACATTAACTTGCAATATAATTTGAACGGAAAAAACAGTTTTAAAACTACCGACTCATTGTTTTTTAAACCTGAAATGTTTAGAAATGCTGATATAGGTTTCCAACACTCTATTCCGTTAAGCACTAACTTTAAAGTGTTTAAATATTTTAGTGTAAGTTCTTCTTTAAACTATCAAGAAGTTTGGTACTTTAAAACCATCAATAAAAGATATGATGATCTGCTAAATACTGTTGTAACTACTGACGTAAAAGGTTTTGATGCATTTAGAACTTATTCATCATCTACAAGTTTAGGAACAACCATATACGGTACATTTAATTTTGGCAACGACAAAAAAATACAATCCATCCGACACGTAATGCGTCCGTCGATTTCACATAGTTACACTCCTAGTTTTGAAAAATACTATGACACCTATGCTACAGATGCAAGCGGAACCATGCAAAAAGATTATACTCGTTTTGAAGGAGGAATTTATGGTTCTCCGGGTATGAATAGTTCAAACTTTTTAGGAATAAATCTTAGTAACACATTTGAGGCAAAAGTCAAAGACAGAGACAGCACAAAAACGGAACCTAAAAAAATTATGCTGCTAAACAATTTAAACTTGTCTACCAGCTATAATTTTGACGCCAAAGAACTTGCCTGGTCTCCTGTAAGAGTTAGTGGTGGAACTCAATTTTTCGATAATAAATTGTCTGCCAATTTTGGCGCCACATTAGACCCATATGCTATTGACAACAATGGAAAAAGAATTAACATCTATAACATTGATAATGGCGGAAGCTTATTTAGAATGACCAGTGCGAATCTGACCATGAATTATTCTATTAATAATAAAGGAGAAAAAAAGGAAAAGAACTCTCAAAATCTTAGAAACGGAGGAAGAGGTGATGATTTATTTGGTTCTGATATTGACGTAGGAAATGTTAGAAAAAGTCAATTTGATGATGAGAATGGAGAAGATAAAATATCCGAGTTTTTTAGAGCAAAATTGCCATGGGATATGACTTTTGCCTATTCTCTTACTTATGGAAACAACAATAGAGAGAAAAAGATAATCGGAAATTCAATCATGATTTCTGCCAATGCCGACCTTACTCCTAAGTGGAAAGCTGGTATCTCAACAGGTTATGACTTTGTACAAAAAGGAGTAACATTTACACAACTTCGATTTGAAAGGGATTTAATGAGCTGGAGAATGGATTTTAACTGGACTCCTTTTGGTGACAATGCCAGTTGGAACTTTTTTATTGGAATCAAATCGGGTATTCTTAGTGATATCAAATGGGAAAAAAGAAACCTTACTAATAAATAA
- a CDS encoding methylglyoxal synthase: protein MEIAIIAHDGKKVDLVAFLLKNKAILQLEKINLIATGTTGGKAEDVGFKVRRMLSGPLGGDAQIAARVAEGKTQMVIFFKDPLSSHPHEADVNMLIRVCDVHNVPLATNEATAQLLIDAIAQQS from the coding sequence ATGGAAATAGCAATTATCGCCCATGATGGTAAGAAGGTAGATTTAGTAGCGTTTTTATTGAAAAATAAAGCCATTTTACAATTAGAAAAAATAAATCTAATTGCTACCGGAACCACAGGAGGTAAAGCTGAAGATGTTGGATTTAAAGTGAGAAGAATGCTGTCTGGACCTTTAGGAGGGGATGCTCAAATAGCTGCGAGAGTTGCTGAGGGTAAAACACAAATGGTAATTTTCTTTAAGGATCCATTGTCCAGCCATCCTCATGAAGCAGATGTAAATATGCTAATACGTGTTTGCGATGTGCATAATGTGCCGCTGGCTACTAATGAAGCAACGGCACAATTATTAATAGATGCTATAGCACAGCAATCATAG
- a CDS encoding translocation/assembly module TamB domain-containing protein — protein sequence MPRVQTSVAQYFIKSINEDFKIHIGIEEVQLTMFGGVKFKEVIILDHHKDTLIYTKRINTSILGAKNLLDGDLLFGDLAMSGVLFNLKTYKNEKKTNLDYFVDSFETGAPPSKKHFLLKATKVDMTNGHFILSDENRENPKDVDFTRLNLSVTNLKIYGPEVYANIKKMSFLDHRGLYVENLKGNYSFTQQQMKLENMELKTKESSIKGDAALNYNIDDFAFFTDKVDFDFKIKSGIVASNDVRCFYDELGKYQYFKIKGRIKGPLNNLKLLDLKLKDNRGTELEGFINFKNLLGDKNQEFYMNGKFDKLNSNYDDLVSILPNVLGKKLPVILKKFGDVSIIGNAQVTTTSIKANLAMNTALGHVKSNFKMKDMNQSDKAAYVGYVVLNNFNIGNLLDNKDLSKVSLNLDVDGKGFSEKYLNTALKGSVSRLDYNKYSYTNIALNGNFKLPLYKGNVKINDPNLKLNFDGLLDFSKKDSKHDFNINIERAELHKLKFVNDSVSLFKGNIIVNTQGNSIDDMQGNIYVNNATYTNTKDTYQFNDFNVNSKFDAGKVRTIKVDSPDITDGEVVGKYKFSDLKKLVSNSLGSLYTNYRPIKVSKGQFLKFNFSINSKIVEVFFPEIVISPNTIVKGSIDSDNNDFKFNFNSPVIKAADNTFDNIRVSIDNKNPLYNAYVELDSIKTKMYKIRDFSLINVTSKDTLFFRTEFKGGTKGEDNFNLDLYHTINKENKNVIGFSKSEIKIKNSLWFLNEFNLSNNRVIFDKELKEFQLDDFVLSNKDQEITFDGVVRGKDYKDLKLHFKNVNINDWISAQKSFTVHGNLNGEVNYKQNKLVYEPTASISVDNLKVNDHDLGTLNFDIQGDENLKKFTLYSTVENENFESFIADGSFEIENEQTVLDLNLKFDRFNLGTLSSLGGDVVSNIRGYVSGNTSIGGNLKKPEINGRLFVNGGGLTIPYLNVDYALNDKSIIDLTGEKFLFRNNTLTDTKYKTIGTLNGVVEHNNFSDWKLDLTVNSKRFLALDTKDSEDAAYFGTAFIDGRATIKGPTDALFIKVDAKSEKGTAVKIPINNAESVSENSFIHFVTPKEKYNLQKGIVENTKKYNGLELEFDFEITPNAEVEVILDRNSGHGMKGRGNGTLLFKINTLGKFNMWGDFLPFDGTYNFKYGGIIDKKFKVKKGGSIIWEGNPMKAQLNLEAVYKISANPALLLESSSINRKVPVDVVIGIRGDLTRPEPDFMIEFPTVSNVLKSELQTELADKDVRQTQALYLLSTGSFLSKDGTSQVGASSIYETASGMLGNIVQSNDETFEMNFNVVTADKRPGKQTDGRFEAIVSSKVNERITINGKIGVPFGGVNESTVVGDIDIRYRVNDDGSFNLHVFNKENDINYVGQEIGYTQGGGLIYEVDFDTFKELVDKLFKNKKLTIPAKEKIDVENPDSNLNPDFINFSKPTPPKTEKPKVNQDGLLPEED from the coding sequence ATGCCTAGAGTTCAGACTTCAGTGGCTCAATATTTCATTAAAAGCATCAATGAAGATTTTAAGATTCATATTGGAATAGAGGAAGTGCAACTCACCATGTTTGGCGGTGTTAAGTTTAAAGAAGTTATAATATTAGATCATCATAAAGATACTTTAATCTATACTAAAAGGATAAATACTTCTATTTTGGGAGCTAAAAACCTTTTGGATGGAGATTTGCTATTTGGAGATTTAGCGATGAGCGGTGTTTTATTTAATCTAAAAACCTATAAAAATGAAAAGAAGACGAATCTAGATTATTTTGTCGATTCATTTGAAACCGGTGCTCCTCCTTCTAAAAAACACTTCTTGCTAAAAGCCACTAAAGTTGATATGACAAATGGTCACTTCATTCTTAGTGATGAAAATAGAGAGAACCCAAAAGATGTTGATTTTACAAGGCTTAATCTCTCAGTTACAAATTTAAAAATTTATGGACCTGAGGTTTATGCAAACATAAAAAAAATGTCCTTTTTGGATCATAGAGGTTTGTATGTTGAGAATTTAAAAGGGAATTATAGCTTTACTCAGCAACAAATGAAACTCGAGAATATGGAATTAAAAACCAAAGAATCGAGTATAAAAGGTGATGCTGCCTTGAATTATAATATTGATGATTTTGCTTTCTTCACTGATAAAGTAGATTTTGATTTCAAAATTAAGTCAGGAATTGTGGCATCAAATGATGTTCGTTGTTTTTATGATGAATTAGGGAAATATCAATATTTTAAAATTAAAGGTCGTATAAAAGGTCCTCTTAATAATTTAAAATTACTGGATTTAAAGCTAAAAGACAATCGTGGTACTGAATTAGAAGGGTTTATTAACTTCAAAAATCTTCTTGGTGACAAAAACCAGGAATTTTATATGAATGGTAAGTTTGATAAACTGAATTCAAATTATGATGATTTGGTAAGTATATTGCCTAATGTTTTAGGAAAAAAGCTTCCCGTTATTTTGAAAAAGTTTGGAGATGTTTCTATAATTGGGAATGCTCAGGTTACCACTACATCTATAAAAGCAAATCTTGCAATGAATACCGCTTTAGGACATGTAAAATCTAATTTTAAGATGAAAGACATGAATCAAAGCGATAAAGCTGCTTATGTGGGTTATGTTGTTTTGAATAATTTTAATATTGGGAATCTCCTTGACAATAAGGATTTATCCAAAGTAAGTTTAAATTTAGATGTAGATGGAAAAGGATTCTCCGAAAAATATTTAAATACTGCCCTAAAAGGATCAGTCTCCAGATTAGATTATAACAAGTATAGCTATACCAACATAGCTCTTAACGGAAATTTTAAATTGCCTTTATACAAAGGAAACGTTAAGATTAACGACCCTAATTTAAAGTTGAATTTTGATGGATTACTTGATTTTAGTAAAAAAGACAGTAAACATGATTTTAATATCAATATTGAAAGAGCGGAATTGCATAAACTGAAATTTGTAAATGATTCTGTTTCTCTTTTTAAAGGTAACATAATTGTTAATACACAAGGGAATTCAATTGATGATATGCAAGGTAATATTTATGTAAATAATGCTACCTATACCAATACTAAAGATACATACCAGTTTAATGATTTCAATGTCAATTCAAAGTTTGATGCAGGAAAGGTTCGTACAATAAAAGTAGATTCTCCGGATATTACAGATGGGGAAGTTGTCGGTAAATATAAATTTTCTGATTTAAAGAAATTAGTTTCTAATTCTCTGGGAAGTCTTTATACCAATTATAGGCCTATAAAAGTAAGCAAAGGGCAGTTTTTAAAATTTAATTTCTCGATTAACAGTAAAATCGTTGAAGTCTTTTTTCCTGAAATAGTAATTAGTCCCAATACAATTGTAAAAGGGAGTATAGACTCGGATAATAATGATTTTAAATTCAATTTTAATTCTCCTGTAATTAAAGCTGCTGATAATACTTTTGATAATATTAGAGTTTCTATTGATAATAAGAATCCGCTTTATAATGCTTATGTTGAGTTAGACAGTATTAAAACTAAGATGTATAAAATACGTGATTTTAGTTTGATAAATGTGACTTCAAAAGATACATTATTCTTCCGTACGGAGTTTAAAGGTGGTACAAAAGGAGAGGATAATTTTAATTTAGATTTGTATCATACCATTAATAAAGAGAATAAAAACGTTATTGGTTTTAGTAAATCTGAAATTAAAATAAAAAATAGCTTGTGGTTTTTGAATGAATTTAATTTATCTAATAATCGAGTTATATTTGATAAAGAGCTGAAAGAATTTCAGCTAGACGATTTTGTTCTATCAAATAAAGATCAGGAAATCACATTTGATGGTGTTGTTAGAGGGAAAGATTATAAAGATTTAAAACTGCACTTTAAAAACGTTAATATAAACGATTGGATATCGGCACAAAAGAGTTTTACAGTGCACGGAAATCTAAATGGAGAGGTCAATTACAAACAAAACAAATTGGTGTATGAGCCTACAGCTTCAATATCTGTCGATAATTTGAAGGTGAATGACCATGATTTAGGAACTTTGAATTTTGATATTCAAGGAGACGAAAATTTGAAAAAATTCACATTGTATTCTACTGTTGAAAATGAAAACTTTGAGTCCTTTATTGCCGATGGTAGTTTTGAAATTGAGAACGAGCAGACCGTACTTGATTTAAATTTAAAATTTGATCGTTTTAATCTAGGCACACTAAGTTCACTTGGTGGTGATGTCGTATCTAATATTAGAGGATATGTTTCCGGAAATACCAGTATAGGAGGAAACTTGAAAAAGCCAGAAATCAATGGAAGGCTTTTTGTGAATGGGGGAGGATTAACGATTCCTTATTTAAATGTTGACTACGCACTAAATGATAAATCAATCATAGATTTAACAGGAGAAAAATTCTTATTCAGAAACAATACCCTTACCGATACAAAATACAAAACGATTGGAACGTTGAATGGGGTAGTGGAGCATAATAATTTTTCGGATTGGAAACTGGATTTGACTGTAAATTCTAAAAGATTCCTTGCTCTGGATACAAAGGATAGTGAGGATGCAGCTTACTTTGGAACGGCATTCATTGATGGTAGAGCAACAATTAAAGGGCCTACAGATGCTTTATTTATAAAAGTAGATGCTAAGTCAGAAAAAGGAACAGCAGTAAAAATACCAATTAATAATGCGGAAAGTGTAAGTGAAAACAGTTTTATTCATTTTGTGACACCTAAAGAGAAATACAATTTACAAAAAGGTATTGTAGAGAATACCAAAAAATACAATGGACTTGAATTAGAGTTTGATTTTGAGATAACCCCAAATGCGGAGGTCGAAGTAATACTAGATAGAAATTCCGGACATGGAATGAAAGGAAGAGGAAATGGAACGTTACTATTTAAAATTAATACTTTAGGTAAATTTAATATGTGGGGGGATTTCTTGCCTTTTGATGGAACCTACAATTTCAAATATGGAGGGATAATCGACAAGAAATTCAAAGTAAAAAAAGGAGGATCTATTATTTGGGAAGGAAACCCAATGAAAGCACAATTGAATTTAGAAGCGGTTTACAAAATTTCCGCAAATCCAGCATTACTTTTAGAAAGTTCCAGTATAAACAGGAAAGTACCCGTTGATGTTGTTATTGGTATTCGTGGCGATTTAACAAGACCGGAACCAGACTTTATGATTGAGTTCCCAACGGTAAGTAATGTCTTAAAATCCGAGCTACAAACTGAGTTAGCCGATAAAGATGTACGTCAAACGCAAGCTTTGTATTTGTTGTCTACTGGTAGTTTCTTAAGTAAAGATGGAACTAGTCAAGTAGGAGCGTCGAGTATTTATGAAACAGCTTCTGGGATGTTAGGGAATATTGTACAATCGAATGATGAAACTTTCGAAATGAATTTTAATGTCGTTACGGCAGATAAAAGACCTGGTAAGCAAACGGACGGAAGGTTTGAAGCTATTGTTTCTTCTAAAGTAAATGAGAGAATAACGATTAATGGTAAGATTGGTGTTCCATTTGGAGGTGTCAATGAATCAACAGTTGTTGGTGATATAGATATTAGATATAGAGTGAATGATGATGGTTCTTTTAATTTGCATGTATTCAATAAAGAAAACGACATAAACTATGTTGGACAAGAAATAGGTTATACCCAAGGAGGTGGACTTATTTATGAAGTCGATTTTGATACATTCAAAGAATTGGTCGATAAACTATTTAAAAATAAAAAATTAACAATTCCCGCTAAAGAAAAAATAGATGTAGAAAATCCAGATTCTAATTTGAATCCTGATTTCATTAATTTTTCTAAACCCACTCCACCCAAAACTGAAAAACCAAAAGTAAATCAGGACGGGTTACTTCCAGAGGAGGACTAA
- a CDS encoding RidA family protein, giving the protein MKKIIYTEKAPAPIGPYNQAVLKGDTLYTSGQIALNPATMELVTDNIEVETKQVMENMKAVLEAAGMTFENVVKTTIFIMNMNDFGSINTVYGSYFNEKTAPARETVQVACLPKNVNVEISMIAVL; this is encoded by the coding sequence GTGAAAAAAATAATTTACACCGAAAAGGCTCCAGCACCAATTGGACCTTACAACCAAGCCGTTTTAAAAGGAGACACATTATATACTTCAGGGCAAATTGCATTGAATCCAGCTACTATGGAACTTGTGACAGATAACATTGAAGTAGAAACCAAACAAGTAATGGAAAACATGAAAGCCGTTCTTGAAGCAGCCGGAATGACATTTGAAAACGTGGTAAAAACAACCATTTTCATCATGAATATGAATGATTTTGGAAGCATCAACACCGTTTACGGATCTTATTTTAATGAAAAAACCGCTCCAGCTCGTGAAACGGTTCAAGTGGCATGTTTGCCAAAAAATGTAAATGTAGAAATATCTATGATTGCTGTGCTATAG